A genomic stretch from Erigeron canadensis isolate Cc75 chromosome 9, C_canadensis_v1, whole genome shotgun sequence includes:
- the LOC122581093 gene encoding fructose-bisphosphate aldolase 6, cytosolic, whose product MSCYRGKYADELIANAAYIGTPGKGILAADESTGTIGKRLSSINVENVESNRRALRELLFCTPGALQYLSGVILFEETLYQKTAAGKPFVDVMKEAGVLPGIKVDKGTVELAGTNGETTTQGLDGLAQRCAQYYTAGARFAKWRAVLKIGPNEPSQLAINENANGLARYAIICQENGLVPIVEPEILVDGPHDINKCADVTERVLAACYKALNDHHVLLEGTLLKPNMVTPGSDAKKVAPEVVAEYTVKALQRTMPPAVPAVVFLSGGQSEEEATVNLNAMNQYKGKKPWSLSFSFGRALQQSTLKAWAGKEENVKKAQDAFLTRCKANSEATLGKYQGGSGLSEGASESLHVKDYKY is encoded by the exons ATGTCTTGCTACAGAGGAAAGTATGCTG ATGAACTAATTGCCAATGCTGCTTACATTGGTACCCCTGGTAAGGGTATTCTCGCTGCTGATGAGTCGACTGGCACAATTGGAAAACGTCTATCCAGCATTAACGTTGAGAATGTCGAGTCAAACAGGAGGGCACTCCGTGAGCTTCTTTTCTGCACTCCTGGTGCCCTTCAGTACCTTAGCGGAGTTATCCTTTTTGAGGAAACTCTATACCAGAAGACTGCTGCAG GTAAGCCGTTTGTTGATGTCATGAAGGAAGCTGGAGTCCTTCCCGGTATCAAGGTTGATAAGGGTACCGTTGAGCTTGCTGGAACCAATGGTGAGACCACTACCCAGGGTCTTGATGGTCTAGCCCAGCGATGTGCTCAGTACTATACTGCTGGTGCTCGGTTTGCCAAGTGGCGTGCAGTCCTAAAGATTGGTCCTAACGAGCCATCCCAGCTTGCAATCAATGAGAATGCTAACGGGTTGGCCCGTTATGCCATCATCTGCCAGGAGAATGGTTTGGTCCCAATTGTTGAACCTGAGATCCTTGTTGATGGACCCCATGACATCAACAAGTGTGCTGATGTGACTGAGCGTGTTCTAGCTGCATGCTACAAAGCTCTGAACGATCACCATGTGCTTCTTGAGGGTACCCTTTTGAAACCCAACATGGTCACACCTGGGTCTGATGCCAAGAAGGTTGCACCAGAAGTAGTAGCCGAGTACACAGTCAAGGCTCTGCAACGAACCATGCCACCAGCTGTCCCAGCTGTTGTTTTCTTGTCTGGTGGTCAGAGTGAAGAGGAGGCTACTGTTAACCTCAATGCCATGAACCAATACAAGGGGAAGAAGCCATGGAGCCTGTCTTTCTCTTTTGGACGTGCCCTACAACAAAGTACCCTCAAGGCTTGGGCTGGAAAGGAAGAGAACGTTAAGAAGGCTCAGGATGCGTTTCTTACCAGGTGCAAGGCCAACTCTGAGGCTACTCTCGGAAAGTATCAGGGAGGTTCAGGTTTGAGCGAAGGTGCATCTGAAAGCCTCCACGTCAAGGACTACAAATACTAA